A DNA window from Hordeum vulgare subsp. vulgare chromosome 1H, MorexV3_pseudomolecules_assembly, whole genome shotgun sequence contains the following coding sequences:
- the LOC123443798 gene encoding probable glycerol-3-phosphate dehydrogenase [NAD(+)] 3, cytosolic produces MVGSYANGAGLGKKGAAEGKLDELRRRLGKAEGDPLRIAGVGAGAWGSVFCALLQDAYGRDHRDKAQVRVWRRPGRAVDRATAEHLFEVINAREGVLRRLIRRCAYLKYVEARLGDRTLYADEILRDGFCLNMIDTPLCPLKVVTNLQEAVWDADIVINGLPSTETREVFGEIGRYWKERINPPIIISLAKGIEASLDPMPRIITPTQMIANATGVPLENILYLGGPNIASEIYNKEYANARICGADKWRKPLSKFLRQPHFIVWDNSDLVTHEVMGGLKNIYAIGAGMVAALTNESATSKSVYFSLCTSEMIYITHLLAEEPERLSGPLLADTYVTLLKGRNAWYGHKLAKAELTLEMGDSIKGKGTIQGVSAVNAFYELLSQGSISVTHPETKKHVAPVELCPILKTLYKILIKRELGTSSILEAIRDESMSDPRERIEMAQRQSLYRPSLLGLPKVK; encoded by the exons ATGGTGGGGAGCTACGCCAACGGAGCAGGACTGGGGAAGAAGGGCGCGGCGGAGGGGAAGCTGGACGagctgcggcggcggctggggaagGCGGAGGGGGACCCGCTCCGGATCGCCGGCGTGGGCGCGGGGGCCTGGGGGAGCGTCTTCTGCGCGCTGCTGCAGGACGCCTACGGCCGCGACCACCGCGACAAGGCGCAGGTGCGCGTCTGGCGCCGCCCGGGCCGCGCCGTCGACCGCGCCACCGCCGAGCACCTCTTCGAGGTCATCAACGCCCGCGAGGGCGTCCTCCGCAGGCTCATCCGCCGCTGCGCCTACCTCAAGTACGTCGAGGCCCGCCTCGGCGACCGCACGCTCTACGCCGACGAGATCCTCCGCGACGGCTTCTGCCTCAACATGATCGACACGCCGCTCTGCCCGCTCAAGGTCGTCACCAACCTGCAGGAGGCCGTCTGGGACGCCGACATCGTCATCAACGGCCTGCCCTCCACCGAGACCAGGGAGGTGTTCGGGGAGATCGGGAGGTACTGGAAGGAGAGGATCAACCCGCCCATCATTATCTCGCTGGCCAAGGGGATCGAGGCGTCGCTCGATCCCATGCCTCGCATCATTACCCCCACACAGATGATCGCCAATGCAA CTGGAGTTCCATTGGAGAATATTCTATATCTCGGAGGCCCTAACATTGCTTCTGAAATCTACAATAAAGAGTATGCAAACGCTCGCATCTGTGGAGCTGACAAGTGGAGGAAGCCTCTTTCTAAATTTTTGCGGCAGCCTCATTTCATCGTATGGGATAACAGTGATCTCGTTACACATGAAGTCATGGGTGGCTTAAAGAACATATATGCCATTGGTGCTG gtatggtggcagcACTGACCAATGAGAGCGCAACAAGCAAATCAGTTTACTTCTCACTCTGCACGTCCGAAATGATATACATCACCCACCTCCTAGCGGAAGAGCCTGAGAGACTTTCTGGACCATTATTAGCAGACACTTATGTTACGCTGTTGAAAGGTCGTAATGCATGGTATGGGCATAAATTAGCCAAGGCAGAACTGACTCTGGAAATGGGGGACAGCATCAAAGGCAAGGGGACTATACAG GGTGTCTCTGCAGTCAATGCATTTTATGAACTCCTGAGTCAAGGCAGCATAAGTGTGACGCACCCAGAAACCAAGAAGCACGTTGCTCCTGTCGAGCTGTGCCCCATACTCAAAACACTTTACAAAATTTTGATCAAGAG GGAGCTTGGTACAAGTTCCATCCTTGAGGCGATACGAGATGAATCAATGTCCGATCCACGGGAAAGAATCGAGATGGCACAGCGCCAGTCCCTCTACCGCCCGTCTCTCCTCGGCCTGCCTAAAGTTAAATAA